The Leucobacter sp. UCMA 4100 genome window below encodes:
- a CDS encoding aminotransferase class I/II-fold pyridoxal phosphate-dependent enzyme, which translates to MTDQNQGMNVSDRISGSTAEEIVGSIRALIHDGSLKAGDTLPPYRALAERLGVNRNTAMTAYRLLVQVNIAESRGRAGTVIADPYQEFAEEGFARDSVLLDVGDGNPAPELLPDPSEVTLERVTPTLYGEPTIDPGLAQWATRWIEEHQDRPFRLTVTAGAVDAIERLLSQALTRGDQVALEDPCFLTSISTMHQNGFQPVPVAMDSEGMEPESLREALEAGVRAVVCTPRAHNPTGVSLTPERAAQLREVLADYPQVMVIEDDHFALLATAEYSTIISPERERWALVRSMSKALGPDMRIAFVASDATTAERLAARISGGITWVSHLLQRITHAMLSSSDAMQQIHEASAHYAARNAAFVAELREAGFASPSHDGLNIWVDTGASAKAVLAALMTRGWIARDGAAFALAGDHERCLRFTVHELSDSEMRRLVGDLAESSQEAAANETKSGSLSRR; encoded by the coding sequence ATGACTGACCAAAACCAAGGCATGAATGTCAGCGATCGCATCTCTGGAAGTACCGCTGAAGAGATCGTGGGCAGCATTCGCGCCCTCATTCACGACGGGTCGCTGAAGGCCGGCGATACGCTGCCGCCATACCGCGCGCTTGCCGAGCGGCTCGGGGTCAACCGCAACACCGCGATGACGGCCTACCGCCTGCTCGTGCAGGTGAACATCGCCGAGAGCCGTGGCCGGGCTGGCACCGTGATCGCCGACCCGTACCAGGAGTTTGCCGAAGAGGGCTTCGCGAGAGACAGCGTGCTGCTCGACGTTGGTGACGGCAACCCCGCGCCAGAGCTTTTGCCCGACCCGAGCGAGGTAACGCTCGAGCGAGTCACCCCGACGCTGTACGGCGAGCCGACGATTGACCCGGGCCTTGCCCAGTGGGCAACGCGGTGGATCGAAGAGCACCAAGACCGCCCTTTCAGGCTCACGGTTACCGCGGGTGCGGTCGACGCGATCGAGCGGCTGCTCTCGCAGGCGCTCACGCGGGGCGATCAGGTCGCGCTCGAAGATCCCTGCTTCTTGACGAGCATCAGCACGATGCACCAGAACGGTTTTCAGCCGGTTCCGGTCGCGATGGACTCAGAAGGCATGGAGCCCGAGAGTCTGCGAGAGGCGCTCGAGGCGGGTGTGCGCGCCGTCGTGTGTACGCCTCGCGCCCACAACCCGACCGGCGTGAGCCTCACGCCCGAGCGCGCCGCACAGTTGCGCGAGGTGCTCGCCGACTACCCGCAGGTCATGGTCATCGAAGACGACCACTTCGCCCTGCTTGCCACAGCCGAGTACTCGACCATCATTAGCCCCGAGCGTGAACGCTGGGCGCTCGTTCGCTCGATGTCGAAGGCCCTCGGCCCCGACATGCGCATCGCCTTCGTGGCGAGCGACGCGACGACGGCCGAGCGGCTCGCGGCCCGCATCAGTGGCGGCATCACCTGGGTGAGCCACCTCTTGCAGCGCATCACGCACGCGATGCTCTCGTCGAGCGACGCGATGCAGCAGATTCACGAGGCGAGCGCCCACTACGCGGCGCGCAACGCCGCCTTCGTCGCCGAGCTGCGCGAGGCCGGGTTCGCCTCGCCGAGCCATGACGGCCTGAACATCTGGGTCGACACCGGCGCGAGCGCGAAGGCCGTGCTCGCAGCTCTCATGACGAGGGGGTGGATCGCGCGCGACGGCGCCGCCTTCGCCCTCGCCGGCGATCACGAGCGCTGCCTGCGCTTCACCGTTCACGAGCTGAGCGACAGCGAGATGCGCCGGCTCGTGGGTGACCTTGCCGAGTCCAGCCAGGAAGCTGCCGCCAACGAAACGAAGTCGGGCAGTCTCAGCCGCCGTTAG